In Janthinobacterium sp. J1-1, a single genomic region encodes these proteins:
- the slmA gene encoding nucleoid occlusion factor SlmA yields MASTPPGQRRLQILQALAAMLEQPKGEKITTAALAARLAVSEAALYRHFASKAQMFEGLIEFIESSVFGLINQITEKHSDGLSQTRDIVGMLLNFAISNPGMTRVLIGDALVNEDERLQVRMNQFYDRVELSLKQALRVAAAEGHGKESEVSARATLLVSFVIGRWHRYAKSGFKINPSQEAALQIAMLLG; encoded by the coding sequence ATGGCAAGCACACCGCCGGGCCAACGCAGGCTACAAATTCTTCAGGCCCTCGCCGCAATGCTGGAGCAGCCGAAAGGCGAAAAGATCACCACGGCCGCACTGGCCGCCAGGCTGGCCGTCTCCGAAGCGGCGCTGTACCGCCATTTCGCCAGCAAGGCGCAGATGTTCGAAGGGCTGATCGAATTCATCGAGTCGAGCGTCTTCGGCCTGATCAACCAGATCACGGAAAAGCACAGCGACGGCCTGTCGCAGACGCGCGACATCGTCGGCATGCTGCTCAATTTCGCCATCAGCAATCCGGGCATGACGCGCGTGCTGATCGGCGACGCGCTGGTCAATGAAGACGAGCGTCTGCAAGTGCGCATGAACCAGTTCTACGACCGCGTCGAACTGTCGCTCAAGCAGGCCTTGCGCGTGGCGGCCGCCGAAGGCCATGGCAAGGAAAGCGAAGTGTCGGCGCGCGCCACCCTGCTGGTCAGCTTCGTCATCGGCCGCTGGCACCGCTACGCCAAGAGCGGCTTCAAGATCAATCCGTCCCAGGAAGCGGCGCTGCAAATCGCCATGCTGCTGGGCTGA
- a CDS encoding HAD-IA family hydrolase, with the protein MPVLHLNRSSPVWLFDLDNTLHNASHAIFPLITANMNTYIARVLGDGVTPADDAIVNAARAAYWRRYGATLLGMVKHHQVPAAHFLSETHAFTDLPSMIRAERGLGALLRRLPGRKILLTNAPLRYSSDVMRHLRLRRHFTHHVAIEAMHVHRQLRPKPSTLMLRKLLRKHHIQASRCILVEDTLANLKGAKKIGLRTAWVTQYLKMADPIGMARLPKALNRPAYVDVKVKSVRHLARRLHRLR; encoded by the coding sequence GTGCCCGTGCTCCATCTTAATCGCTCCTCGCCCGTCTGGCTGTTCGACCTCGACAACACCCTGCACAACGCCTCGCACGCCATCTTCCCGCTCATCACGGCCAATATGAACACCTATATTGCGCGCGTGCTCGGCGATGGCGTGACGCCGGCCGACGACGCCATCGTCAACGCGGCGCGCGCGGCCTACTGGCGCCGCTATGGCGCCACCTTGCTGGGCATGGTCAAGCACCACCAGGTGCCGGCCGCGCATTTTCTCAGCGAGACGCATGCCTTTACGGATTTGCCGTCGATGATACGCGCCGAGCGGGGCCTGGGTGCCTTGCTGCGGCGCCTGCCTGGCCGTAAAATTTTGCTGACGAATGCGCCGCTGCGCTATTCGAGCGACGTGATGCGCCATTTGCGGCTGCGCCGGCATTTTACCCATCATGTGGCGATCGAAGCGATGCATGTGCACCGCCAGCTGCGTCCGAAACCGTCGACCCTGATGCTGCGCAAGTTGCTGCGCAAGCACCATATCCAGGCCAGCCGTTGTATTTTGGTTGAAGATACGCTGGCCAATCTGAAGGGCGCCAAAAAGATCGGTTTGCGCACGGCGTGGGTCACGCAATACCTGAAAATGGCCGATCCCATCGGCATGGCGCGGCTGCCCAAAGCGTTAAATCGCCCCGCTTACGTCGATGTCAAAGTAAAATCTGTCCGGCATTTGGCACGCCGCCTTCATCGCCTGCGCTGA
- a CDS encoding TraB/GumN family protein has protein sequence MLPLPAAFAEAPPAAVNRGALFKVQDASHTLYLFGTIHVGAPDFYPLEPTVTRALHEAGALALEIDPTADPRLAASAVLKYGMDAPGGKAPADCRQALAPRVAPLLQKYGIPAEAAAPMKPWMLASVLAISEFSTLGYRADLAVDSYLSQQAKQRRIPVLELESMESQLALFGGMTPDEQCRFLEDSVASIEDKDQKEEAREIAQAWRTADAAAFERLATKAATDPSFAARFVQKVLLDGRNPALADGIANLLKQEKSSLAAIGVLHLVGQQSVPDLLRKKGLKVERIY, from the coding sequence TTGCTGCCCCTTCCGGCGGCCTTTGCCGAAGCGCCGCCTGCGGCCGTCAACCGGGGCGCGCTGTTCAAGGTGCAGGACGCCAGCCACACCCTGTATTTGTTCGGGACCATCCACGTCGGCGCGCCCGATTTTTATCCGCTGGAGCCCACCGTCACGCGCGCCCTGCACGAGGCCGGCGCGCTGGCGCTGGAGATCGATCCCACCGCCGACCCGCGCCTGGCCGCCAGCGCCGTGCTGAAATACGGCATGGATGCGCCGGGCGGCAAGGCACCTGCCGACTGCCGCCAGGCGCTGGCGCCGCGCGTGGCCCCGCTGTTGCAGAAATACGGGATTCCCGCCGAGGCGGCGGCGCCGATGAAACCGTGGATGCTGGCCAGTGTCTTGGCCATCAGCGAATTTTCCACCCTCGGCTACCGCGCCGACCTGGCCGTCGACAGCTATCTGTCGCAGCAGGCCAAGCAGCGCCGCATTCCGGTGCTGGAACTCGAATCGATGGAAAGCCAACTGGCGCTGTTCGGCGGCATGACCCCGGACGAGCAATGCCGCTTCCTGGAAGACAGCGTCGCCTCGATCGAAGACAAGGATCAAAAAGAAGAAGCGCGCGAAATCGCCCAGGCCTGGCGCACGGCCGATGCCGCCGCCTTCGAGCGCCTGGCCACCAAAGCCGCCACCGACCCCTCCTTCGCCGCCCGATTCGTGCAAAAAGTGTTGCTCGATGGCCGCAACCCCGCCCTCGCCGACGGCATCGCCAACCTGCTCAAGCAAGAAAAATCCAGCCTCGCCGCCATCGGCGTGCTGCACCTGGTCGGCCAGCAAAGCGTCCCCGACCTCTTGCGCAAGAAGGGCCTGAAGGTAGAACGGATTTATTGA
- the argB gene encoding acetylglutamate kinase — protein sequence MNDDLTAVSPQIKAQILAEALPYIRNFHGKTIVIKYGGNAMTDERLKHGFARDVILLKLVGMNPVVVHGGGPQIDNALKKIGKQGTFVQGMRITDEETMEVVEWVLGGEVQQDIVMLINHYGGQAVGLTGKDGGLIRARRMQMPDREKPGEFLDIGFVGEIDAINPAVVKALQDDAFIPIISPIGFGQDGQAYNINADVVAGKIAEILKAEKLIMMTNIAGVQDKQGNLVTDLSAREIDEMFADGTISGGMLPKISSALDAAKSGVNTVHIIDGRIEHSLLLEVLTEQAFGTMIRSH from the coding sequence ATGAATGACGACTTGACGGCCGTATCGCCGCAAATCAAGGCGCAGATTCTGGCCGAGGCCCTGCCCTATATCCGTAACTTCCACGGCAAGACCATCGTCATCAAATACGGCGGCAATGCCATGACCGACGAGCGCCTCAAGCACGGCTTCGCGCGCGACGTGATCCTGCTCAAGCTGGTCGGCATGAACCCCGTCGTGGTCCACGGCGGCGGACCGCAGATCGACAACGCGCTGAAAAAAATCGGCAAGCAAGGCACCTTCGTGCAAGGCATGCGCATCACCGACGAAGAAACCATGGAAGTGGTGGAGTGGGTGCTGGGCGGCGAAGTGCAGCAGGACATCGTCATGCTGATCAACCACTACGGCGGCCAGGCTGTCGGCCTGACCGGCAAGGACGGCGGCTTGATCCGCGCGCGCCGCATGCAGATGCCGGACCGCGAAAAGCCGGGTGAATTCCTCGACATCGGTTTTGTCGGCGAGATCGACGCCATCAATCCGGCCGTCGTCAAGGCGCTGCAGGACGACGCCTTCATTCCCATCATTTCGCCGATCGGTTTCGGCCAGGACGGCCAGGCCTACAACATCAACGCCGATGTGGTGGCCGGCAAGATCGCGGAAATCCTGAAAGCGGAAAAGCTGATCATGATGACCAATATCGCCGGCGTGCAGGACAAGCAGGGCAACCTGGTGACCGATCTGTCGGCGCGCGAGATCGACGAGATGTTCGCCGACGGCACGATTTCAGGCGGCATGCTGCCAAAAATCTCGTCCGCGCTGGACGCCGCCAAGTCCGGCGTGAACACCGTGCACATCATTGATGGCCGCATCGAACACTCTTTGTTGCTGGAAGTGTTGACCGAGCAGGCTTTTGGTACTATGATCCGTTCGCACTAA
- a CDS encoding cysteine-rich CWC family protein — translation MSLCTLCGAPFSCGQVDPAASGPCWCAALPAAVPLPGNSATGCWCPACLRAHIAGLPLSSSTSAPSK, via the coding sequence ATGAGCCTCTGCACGCTTTGCGGCGCCCCCTTCAGCTGCGGCCAGGTTGACCCAGCGGCCAGCGGACCATGCTGGTGCGCGGCCCTGCCAGCGGCCGTGCCGCTGCCTGGCAACAGCGCCACCGGCTGCTGGTGCCCGGCCTGCCTGCGCGCGCATATCGCCGGCCTGCCGCTGTCCTCATCGACGTCCGCGCCATCGAAATAA
- a CDS encoding response regulator: MRFKDIRIGVRINAGYAILIVLMLVVIVLSGSRIYAIRAETDDILQRDWVASKATSKIHAMAREAATRIVSLPILQSEVLRQENQARLEAIKEGIDGQMRILESLDARAEERHLLQQIRRARADYFVALRRIFAQVEDGEHAGAENTLQTSALPMLEQVLLYVGQLDGLQQQQISDSAARIRSDIDTSLLLMGGIGLAALLVGLAFAWSARSITRPLGQAVAIATRVANGDLSSVIDVDSRDETGELMQALKNMSISLALEQDLRHAVEVAEDATKMKSDFLANMSHEIRTPMNGIIGMTHLALQTELTPTQRNYLDKVESASKNLLAIIDDILDFSKIEAGKMTFEKVDFFLEDVLAQIADLSVMRAQDKGLELLFDVAADVPNALQGDPLRLGQVLINLTNNAIKFTDKGEIVVTIRLQTLEDHAAVLRVDVRDTGIGLTPPQRSKLFQAFTQADTSTTRHHGGTGLGLTISKRLVEMMEGEIGLDSVAGVGSTFFFTARFGLAAVRRDQLPHLQPLPQFAGLRVLVVDDNASAREIFVSMLASLGFDARAVPGGALAIASVAQARGEGRPFGLVLMDWKMPGMNGLDALAAIRTESPGIDATPACIMVTAYHREALLEAARQRELPLDGVLNKPVSASSLLDQISFVFGGVTGQSRKTQRQSSYKEDERALRGAWLLLVEDNEVNQEVAQQILSDAGIRVDIAGNGAIALAKIAENHYDGVLMDCQMPVMDGYQATRKLRQDARYSSLPVIAMTANAMVGDKEKCLDAGMNDFIAKPIDVAQLFGTLARWVAPSVPQAVAVTVAQPEAALPVVPGLMMAEALRRVGGNAGLMRKLLDRFVETQFDAMLRIATAIENNQLETAIREAHTLKGLAGNIGAGGLADSAARVEHLLSLGSHDGLPQALEACTLALDELVPKIAQAMQGRSTPRQGPAVAAVDRAQLEARLRELSQLLLQDDAQAVKHLDGIASMLVAAGQAEHARQLKRMLGQYDFEGALAQLGETAAALDMTLPSLQTGQS; the protein is encoded by the coding sequence ATGCGTTTCAAGGATATCCGCATCGGCGTGCGCATCAATGCGGGCTACGCCATTCTGATCGTGCTGATGCTGGTGGTGATCGTGCTGTCGGGCAGCCGCATCTACGCCATCCGCGCCGAGACCGACGATATCCTGCAGCGCGACTGGGTCGCCTCCAAGGCGACCAGCAAGATCCATGCGATGGCGCGCGAGGCGGCCACGCGCATCGTCAGCCTGCCGATCCTGCAAAGCGAGGTGCTGCGGCAGGAAAACCAGGCCCGCCTGGAAGCGATCAAGGAGGGCATCGATGGCCAGATGCGCATCCTCGAAAGCCTCGATGCGCGTGCCGAAGAGCGGCACCTGCTGCAGCAGATCCGCCGCGCGCGCGCCGATTATTTTGTCGCGCTGCGCCGGATCTTCGCGCAAGTGGAGGATGGCGAGCATGCGGGCGCCGAAAACACCTTGCAGACGAGCGCCCTGCCGATGCTGGAGCAAGTGCTGCTGTACGTGGGCCAGCTCGACGGCTTGCAGCAGCAGCAGATCAGCGACAGCGCGGCGCGCATCCGCAGCGACATCGACACATCCTTGCTGCTGATGGGCGGCATCGGCCTGGCCGCGCTGCTGGTGGGGCTGGCGTTTGCCTGGTCGGCCCGTTCGATCACGCGCCCGCTGGGCCAGGCGGTGGCGATCGCCACGCGCGTGGCCAATGGCGACCTCAGTTCCGTGATCGACGTCGATTCGCGCGACGAGACGGGCGAATTGATGCAGGCGCTGAAAAACATGAGCATCAGCCTGGCGCTGGAACAGGACCTGCGCCATGCGGTGGAGGTGGCCGAAGACGCGACCAAGATGAAGTCCGATTTCCTCGCCAATATGTCGCATGAAATCCGCACGCCGATGAACGGCATTATCGGCATGACCCACCTGGCCCTGCAGACGGAGCTGACGCCGACCCAGCGCAACTACCTCGACAAGGTCGAATCGGCGTCGAAGAATCTGTTGGCCATCATCGACGACATCCTCGATTTTTCCAAGATCGAGGCCGGCAAGATGACGTTTGAAAAAGTCGATTTTTTCCTCGAAGACGTGCTGGCGCAGATCGCCGACCTGTCCGTGATGCGGGCCCAGGACAAGGGCCTGGAGCTGCTGTTCGACGTAGCCGCCGACGTGCCCAATGCGCTGCAGGGCGACCCGCTGCGCCTGGGACAGGTGCTGATCAACCTCACCAACAACGCCATCAAGTTTACCGACAAGGGCGAGATCGTCGTCACCATCCGCCTGCAGACATTGGAGGACCATGCGGCCGTGCTGCGCGTCGACGTGCGCGACACCGGCATTGGCCTCACGCCGCCCCAGCGCAGCAAGTTGTTCCAGGCGTTTACCCAGGCCGATACCTCGACCACGCGCCACCACGGCGGCACGGGCCTGGGGCTGACCATCAGCAAGCGCCTGGTGGAGATGATGGAAGGCGAGATAGGTCTCGACAGTGTCGCGGGCGTGGGCAGCACCTTCTTCTTTACGGCGCGCTTCGGCCTGGCCGCCGTGCGCCGCGATCAGCTGCCGCACTTGCAGCCACTGCCGCAATTTGCGGGCTTGCGCGTACTGGTGGTCGACGACAACGCCAGCGCGCGCGAGATCTTTGTCAGCATGCTGGCCAGCCTCGGTTTCGACGCGCGTGCGGTGCCCGGCGGCGCGCTGGCGATCGCCTCGGTGGCGCAGGCGCGTGGCGAAGGCCGCCCGTTCGGCCTGGTGCTGATGGACTGGAAAATGCCGGGCATGAACGGCCTTGACGCCCTGGCCGCGATCCGTACCGAGTCGCCCGGCATCGACGCGACGCCGGCCTGCATCATGGTCACCGCGTATCACCGCGAAGCGCTGCTGGAAGCGGCGCGCCAGCGCGAGCTGCCGCTCGACGGCGTGTTGAACAAGCCGGTCAGCGCATCGAGCCTGCTTGACCAGATATCCTTTGTGTTTGGCGGCGTCACCGGACAAAGCCGCAAGACGCAGCGCCAGAGCAGCTACAAGGAAGACGAACGGGCCTTGCGCGGCGCCTGGCTGCTGCTGGTGGAGGACAACGAGGTGAACCAGGAAGTGGCGCAGCAGATATTGAGCGACGCCGGCATCCGCGTCGACATCGCCGGCAATGGCGCCATCGCGCTGGCGAAAATCGCCGAGAACCACTACGACGGCGTGCTGATGGATTGCCAGATGCCGGTGATGGACGGCTACCAGGCCACGCGCAAGCTGCGCCAGGACGCCCGCTATTCCAGCTTGCCGGTGATCGCCATGACGGCCAACGCCATGGTCGGCGACAAGGAAAAATGCCTGGACGCTGGCATGAATGATTTTATCGCCAAGCCGATCGACGTGGCGCAGCTGTTCGGTACCCTGGCGCGCTGGGTGGCGCCTAGCGTGCCGCAGGCCGTGGCCGTCACGGTGGCGCAACCGGAAGCGGCTTTGCCGGTGGTGCCGGGCCTGATGATGGCCGAAGCGCTGCGCCGTGTGGGCGGCAATGCCGGTTTGATGCGAAAATTGCTGGACCGTTTCGTGGAAACCCAGTTCGACGCCATGCTGCGCATCGCCACCGCGATCGAGAACAACCAGCTGGAAACGGCGATCCGCGAGGCCCATACCCTGAAGGGCTTGGCCGGCAATATCGGCGCCGGCGGCCTGGCCGACAGCGCGGCGCGGGTCGAGCATCTGCTCAGCCTCGGTTCGCACGATGGCTTGCCGCAGGCCCTGGAGGCGTGCACCCTGGCGCTCGATGAACTGGTGCCGAAGATCGCGCAGGCGATGCAGGGCAGGAGCACACCAAGGCAAGGTCCGGCGGTGGCGGCGGTGGACCGCGCGCAGCTGGAAGCGCGCTTGCGCGAGCTGTCGCAGCTGCTGTTGCAGGATGATGCGCAGGCGGTCAAGCATCTCGACGGCATTGCCTCCATGCTGGTGGCGGCCGGCCAGGCCGAACATGCGCGCCAGTTGAAACGCATGCTGGGACAATACGATTTTGAAGGTGCGCTGGCGCAGCTGGGCGAAACGGCCGCCGCGCTTGACATGACGCTACCTTCACTGCAGACAGGACAATCATGA
- a CDS encoding two-component system response regulator has product MKALNSKPTILVVDDTPDNIDLLRAVLEDDYRTKIAVNGERALKIAAGGDQPDLILLDIMMPGMSGYDVCRALKADPATVNIPVIFVTAMSEVADEQLGLALGAVDYITKPISAPLVLARIKTQLGMKRMQDFLRDQNHYLESEVERRVQEVAALQDVTIHAMASLAETRDSETGNHIRRTSHYLKALAEQVRHLPRFRDFLTDKTIELLFKTAPLHDIGKVGIPDHILLKPGRFEPHEMAIMKTHTTLGRDAILAAERELGIEVDFLKYAKEIAYSHHEKWDGTGYPQGLAGEQIPISARLMALADVYDALISCRIYKDGMRHEDAVKIIAEGRGTHFDADIVDAFLRIQHQFQAISSRYADGVREVADKRRQVAAFSPVS; this is encoded by the coding sequence ATGAAGGCATTGAACAGCAAGCCGACCATCCTGGTGGTCGACGATACCCCCGACAATATCGACCTGCTGCGCGCGGTGCTCGAGGACGATTACCGCACCAAGATCGCCGTCAACGGCGAGCGCGCCCTGAAGATCGCCGCCGGTGGCGACCAGCCCGATCTGATCCTGCTCGATATCATGATGCCCGGCATGAGCGGCTACGACGTGTGCCGCGCGCTGAAAGCCGATCCGGCCACCGTCAACATTCCCGTCATCTTCGTCACCGCCATGAGCGAGGTGGCCGACGAGCAGCTGGGACTGGCGCTGGGCGCTGTCGATTACATCACCAAGCCGATTTCGGCGCCGCTGGTGCTGGCGCGCATCAAGACCCAGCTGGGCATGAAGCGCATGCAGGATTTTTTGCGCGACCAGAACCATTACCTGGAAAGCGAAGTGGAGCGCCGGGTGCAGGAAGTGGCCGCACTGCAGGACGTCACCATCCACGCCATGGCCTCATTGGCCGAAACGCGCGACAGCGAAACGGGCAACCATATCCGCCGCACCTCGCACTACCTGAAGGCGCTGGCCGAGCAGGTGCGCCACTTGCCGCGCTTCCGCGACTTCTTGACCGACAAGACCATCGAACTGCTGTTCAAGACGGCGCCCCTGCATGACATCGGCAAGGTCGGCATCCCCGACCATATCCTGCTGAAACCCGGGCGCTTCGAGCCGCATGAAATGGCCATCATGAAGACCCATACCACGCTGGGCCGCGACGCCATCCTGGCGGCCGAGCGCGAGCTGGGCATCGAGGTCGATTTCTTGAAATATGCGAAAGAGATCGCCTACAGCCACCATGAAAAATGGGACGGCACCGGTTATCCGCAAGGGCTGGCCGGCGAACAGATCCCCATCTCGGCGCGCCTGATGGCGCTGGCCGACGTCTACGACGCCCTGATCAGCTGCCGCATCTACAAGGACGGCATGCGCCACGAAGACGCCGTGAAGATCATCGCGGAAGGGCGCGGCACGCATTTCGACGCCGACATCGTCGACGCCTTCCTGCGCATCCAGCACCAGTTCCAGGCCATTTCCAGCCGCTACGCCGACGGCGTGCGCGAGGTGGCGGACAAGCGGCGCCAGGTGGCGGCGTTCAGCCCAGTGTCGTAA
- a CDS encoding PHB depolymerase family esterase: MKLPHDMMAQMRAATSKLLKNGPHTATETIQKALSAAGLMPAAGAATPAPHTAGTPQPRPMQDINPPPANSQAKTARPEPEASQAQTQTAPLPPTPAQVAQEFAQDFMARLGVPAGLGQHSFDMPSFELPNFQPSGIPGFGGAAATRAPLPEGAQFIDGSYANHAGTRSYKLYIPSGYHGQAMPLIVMLHGCTQNPDDFAAGTQMNAVAEEKQCFVVYPAQAQGANSSRCWNWFNAIDQQRGQGEPSLIAGITQQIIDEYPVNEREVFVAGLSAGGAMAVIVGTLYPELFAGVGVHSGLPFASAQDLPSALSAMKGGAMSRRQAPEGGVPIIVFHGDRDTTVNLRNGEEVIAQAVRGQDARADSIDGSVPNGHRYTRTTHSQADGSPLGEYWVIHGAGHAWSGGSDSGSYTDGKGPDASREMMRFFTTLG, from the coding sequence ATGAAACTTCCGCACGACATGATGGCGCAAATGCGCGCCGCGACCAGCAAGCTGTTGAAAAACGGCCCGCACACCGCCACCGAAACGATCCAGAAAGCGCTGTCGGCGGCCGGCCTGATGCCGGCCGCCGGTGCAGCAACGCCGGCGCCGCACACGGCCGGCACGCCGCAACCGCGACCGATGCAGGACATCAATCCGCCGCCGGCCAACAGCCAGGCCAAAACAGCCCGGCCCGAGCCCGAAGCGAGCCAGGCGCAAACCCAGACTGCCCCGCTGCCGCCTACCCCCGCGCAGGTGGCGCAGGAATTCGCCCAGGACTTCATGGCGCGCCTGGGCGTGCCGGCCGGCCTGGGCCAGCACAGCTTCGACATGCCCAGCTTCGAGCTGCCGAATTTCCAGCCGTCCGGCATTCCCGGCTTTGGCGGCGCTGCCGCAACCCGCGCGCCGCTGCCCGAAGGTGCGCAGTTCATCGACGGCAGCTATGCCAACCATGCGGGCACGCGCTCCTATAAACTGTATATTCCGAGCGGCTACCATGGCCAGGCCATGCCGCTGATCGTGATGCTGCACGGCTGTACGCAGAACCCGGACGACTTCGCGGCCGGCACGCAGATGAATGCGGTGGCCGAGGAAAAACAGTGCTTTGTCGTCTATCCGGCGCAAGCCCAGGGCGCCAACAGCTCGCGCTGCTGGAACTGGTTCAATGCGATCGACCAGCAGCGCGGCCAGGGCGAACCGTCGCTGATCGCCGGTATCACCCAGCAGATCATCGACGAGTATCCCGTCAATGAACGCGAAGTGTTTGTCGCCGGCCTGTCGGCGGGCGGCGCCATGGCCGTCATCGTAGGCACCCTGTATCCGGAACTGTTTGCCGGCGTCGGCGTCCATTCGGGCCTGCCCTTTGCCTCGGCGCAGGACTTGCCGTCGGCGCTGTCGGCGATGAAGGGCGGCGCCATGTCCAGACGCCAGGCGCCGGAAGGCGGCGTGCCCATCATCGTTTTCCACGGCGACCGCGACACCACCGTCAACCTGCGCAATGGCGAAGAAGTGATTGCGCAGGCGGTGCGGGGCCAGGATGCGCGCGCCGATTCCATCGACGGCAGCGTGCCGAATGGCCACCGCTACACGCGCACCACGCACAGCCAGGCGGACGGCTCGCCGCTCGGCGAATACTGGGTCATCCACGGCGCCGGCCACGCCTGGTCTGGCGGCAGCGACAGCGGCAGCTATACCGACGGCAAGGGGCCGGACGCCAGCCGCGAAATGATGCGCTTCTTTACGACACTGGGCTGA
- a CDS encoding CopG family transcriptional regulator: MATQESKPKIGESEKITINLGLIDLGQIDLLVQEGFYSNRTDLIRTAIRNQLGTHADVVKQTVARRSLVLGMQHYSRADLEAIQAAGQRLQIQVLGLASIASDVSVELALATIESIFVLGALHASTVVKTALAGRIH, translated from the coding sequence ATGGCCACGCAAGAAAGCAAGCCCAAAATTGGGGAATCAGAAAAAATTACCATCAACCTGGGCCTGATCGACCTGGGCCAGATTGATCTGCTGGTGCAGGAGGGATTTTATTCCAACCGCACGGATCTGATCCGTACGGCGATACGCAACCAGCTGGGCACGCATGCCGACGTGGTGAAGCAGACGGTGGCGCGGCGCAGCCTGGTGTTGGGCATGCAGCATTATTCACGCGCCGACCTCGAGGCGATCCAGGCGGCCGGCCAGCGCCTGCAGATACAGGTACTGGGGCTGGCCAGCATTGCCAGCGACGTGTCGGTGGAACTGGCATTGGCCACCATCGAATCGATTTTTGTATTAGGTGCCCTGCACGCCAGCACCGTCGTCAAGACGGCGCTCGCAGGGCGAATTCACTAG
- a CDS encoding DUF1289 domain-containing protein produces the protein MAQTSPALSADLPAPVPSPCVSLCKMNRDSGLCEGCLRTLDEIIAWGKADDDFKRAVWAQLPGRESLLDFEPDY, from the coding sequence ATGGCCCAGACTTCACCCGCACTTTCCGCCGACCTGCCCGCACCGGTGCCATCGCCTTGCGTCAGCCTGTGCAAGATGAACCGCGACAGCGGCTTGTGCGAAGGCTGTCTGCGCACGCTCGACGAGATCATCGCCTGGGGCAAGGCCGACGACGACTTCAAGCGCGCCGTCTGGGCCCAGCTTCCCGGGCGCGAGTCCTTGCTCGATTTCGAGCCCGATTACTGA
- a CDS encoding MBL fold metallo-hydrolase — protein MTLLPDSVEVFERGWLSSNNIVLHGRDEVALIDSGYVTHAPQTLALLRHSLRGRPLDRLFNTHLHSDHCGGNALLQAEYGCHTAIPVSEAAKVRAWDVDALSFRATGQQCPRFGFDATTAPGDTLILADLSWQALGAPGHDPHSLIFYCAEEGILVSADALWEHGFGVIFPELEGESGFAEARATLELIATLDVRVVIPGHGRPFTDIDGALARAFSRLDYLSSEPARNAQNAIKVLLKFLLLERQRIALADVCALLQAMPLFREANRRFLRQETAALAEWAVAQLVKAGAARVDGADLTN, from the coding sequence ATGACGCTGCTGCCCGACTCTGTGGAGGTGTTCGAGCGCGGCTGGCTGTCGTCGAACAATATCGTGCTGCACGGCCGCGACGAGGTGGCGTTGATCGACAGCGGCTATGTCACGCATGCGCCGCAAACGCTGGCGCTGCTGCGCCACAGCCTGCGGGGCCGGCCTCTGGACCGGCTGTTCAATACCCATCTGCATTCGGACCATTGCGGCGGCAACGCGCTGCTGCAGGCCGAATACGGCTGCCATACGGCGATTCCCGTCTCGGAAGCGGCCAAGGTGCGCGCCTGGGATGTCGATGCGCTCAGCTTCAGGGCCACCGGCCAGCAATGCCCGCGCTTCGGCTTCGACGCCACCACCGCGCCGGGCGACACCCTCATCCTGGCCGACCTGTCCTGGCAGGCGCTGGGCGCGCCGGGCCACGATCCCCATTCCTTGATCTTTTACTGCGCCGAAGAAGGCATTTTGGTGTCGGCCGACGCGCTGTGGGAGCACGGCTTTGGCGTGATCTTTCCGGAGCTGGAAGGCGAATCGGGCTTTGCCGAGGCGCGCGCCACGCTGGAGTTGATTGCCACGCTCGACGTGCGGGTGGTGATACCCGGCCACGGCAGGCCGTTCACGGATATCGACGGGGCCTTGGCGCGGGCCTTTTCGCGCCTCGATTATTTGTCGTCCGAGCCGGCGCGCAATGCGCAAAATGCGATCAAGGTGCTGTTGAAATTCCTGCTGCTGGAACGCCAGCGCATCGCCCTGGCCGACGTATGCGCGCTATTGCAGGCGATGCCGCTGTTCCGCGAGGCGAACCGCCGCTTCCTGCGCCAGGAAACCGCGGCGCTGGCCGAGTGGGCGGTGGCGCAACTGGTGAAGGCTGGCGCGGCGCGGGTGGATGGCGCTGATTTGACCAACTAG